Proteins from one Ramlibacter sp. PS4R-6 genomic window:
- a CDS encoding ABC transporter permease subunit gives MSAVLPASTATKQAAPPGPLREFWISFSANRGAVIGMVIVVILLLLALFAPWVAPHSPNTQDTSAFLKPPVWQAGGSAKYLLGTDAVGRDILSRLIHGARLSLSIGLGVVAISVVAGIALGLIAGFARGVVEISIMRLMDIVLTLPSLLLAIVIVAILGPGLVNAMLAVAIVLLPHYVRLTRGAVITEISKDYVTAARVSGAGTLRLMFSEVLPNCAAPLIVQASLGISTAILDAAALGFLGLGAQPPSPEWGTMLADAREFVLRAWWVVTFPGLMILIAVLAFNLMGDGLRDALDPKLKR, from the coding sequence ATGAGCGCCGTCCTTCCCGCATCGACCGCCACGAAGCAGGCCGCGCCGCCCGGGCCGCTGCGCGAGTTCTGGATCTCGTTCTCCGCCAACCGCGGCGCCGTCATCGGCATGGTGATCGTCGTCATCCTGCTCTTGCTGGCGCTGTTCGCACCCTGGGTGGCGCCGCATTCGCCCAACACGCAGGACACCAGCGCGTTCCTCAAGCCGCCGGTGTGGCAGGCGGGCGGCTCGGCGAAATACCTGCTGGGCACCGACGCCGTGGGCCGCGACATCCTGTCGCGCCTGATCCACGGCGCGCGCCTGTCGCTGTCCATCGGCCTGGGCGTCGTCGCCATCTCAGTCGTCGCCGGCATCGCGCTGGGCCTCATCGCCGGCTTCGCGCGTGGCGTGGTCGAGATCTCGATCATGCGGCTGATGGACATCGTGCTCACGCTGCCCAGCCTGCTGCTGGCCATCGTGATCGTCGCCATCCTCGGCCCCGGCCTCGTCAATGCGATGCTCGCCGTGGCCATCGTGCTGCTGCCGCATTACGTGCGCCTCACGCGCGGAGCGGTGATCACCGAAATCTCGAAGGACTACGTGACGGCCGCCCGCGTGAGTGGCGCGGGCACCTTGCGCCTGATGTTCTCCGAAGTGCTGCCCAACTGCGCCGCGCCGCTGATCGTGCAGGCGTCGCTGGGCATCTCCACCGCCATCCTGGATGCGGCGGCTCTCGGCTTTCTCGGCCTGGGCGCGCAGCCGCCGTCGCCCGAGTGGGGCACCATGCTCGCCGATGCGCGCGAGTTCGTGCTGCGCGCGTGGTGGGTCGTGACCTTCCCCGGCCTGATGATCCTCATCGCCGTGCTTGCGTTCAACCTGATGGGCGACGGCCTGCGCGACGCGCTCGACCCGAAACTCAAACGCTGA
- a CDS encoding ABC transporter permease subunit, with amino-acid sequence MLRFLLTRISLVIPTFIGMTLLAFFLVRLVPGDPIETMAGERGIDQARHAALVKEYGFDKPILVQYGIYITRVLHGDLGKSIITQAPVISEFAALFPATIELALCGILFALLLGIPAGIIAAVKRNSIFDHGVMATSLTGYSMPIFWWGLLLILLFSVQLGWTPVSGRLGVMYYIEPKTGFLLIDSWLSGEKGAFKSAVQHLILPTIVLGTNPLAVIARMTRSAMLEVLGEDYIRTARAKGLSRLRVVGIHALRNALIPVVTVIGLQVGVLFTGAILTETIFSWPGVGKWLIEAINRRDYPVLQGGMLLLGIVVMVVNLLVDVAYGIINPRIRTSR; translated from the coding sequence ATGCTCCGCTTCCTCCTCACCCGCATTTCGCTCGTCATCCCGACCTTCATCGGGATGACGCTGCTCGCGTTCTTCCTGGTGCGCCTGGTGCCGGGCGACCCCATCGAGACGATGGCGGGCGAACGCGGCATCGACCAGGCGCGCCATGCCGCACTCGTCAAGGAATACGGCTTCGACAAGCCCATCCTGGTGCAGTACGGCATCTACATCACCCGCGTGCTGCACGGCGACCTGGGCAAGTCGATCATCACGCAGGCGCCGGTGATCAGCGAATTCGCGGCGCTGTTTCCCGCGACGATCGAACTCGCGCTGTGCGGCATCCTCTTCGCGCTGCTGCTCGGCATCCCGGCCGGGATCATCGCGGCGGTCAAGCGCAATTCCATCTTCGACCACGGCGTGATGGCCACCTCGCTCACCGGCTATTCGATGCCGATCTTCTGGTGGGGCCTGCTCCTGATCCTGCTGTTCTCGGTGCAACTGGGGTGGACGCCGGTGTCGGGGCGCCTCGGGGTCATGTACTACATCGAGCCGAAGACGGGCTTCCTGCTCATCGACTCGTGGCTGTCCGGCGAAAAGGGTGCGTTCAAGTCGGCCGTGCAGCACCTCATCCTTCCCACCATCGTGCTCGGCACCAACCCGCTCGCCGTCATCGCGCGCATGACGCGCTCCGCCATGCTCGAAGTGCTGGGCGAGGACTACATCCGCACGGCGCGCGCCAAGGGCCTGTCGCGCCTGCGCGTGGTCGGCATCCATGCGCTGCGTAACGCGCTCATTCCCGTCGTCACGGTGATCGGCCTGCAGGTCGGCGTGCTCTTCACCGGCGCCATCCTCACCGAGACCATCTTTTCCTGGCCCGGCGTCGGCAAGTGGCTGATCGAGGCGATCAACCGCCGCGACTACCCGGTGCTGCAAGGCGGCATGCTGCTGCTGGGCATCGTGGTCATGGTGGTCAACCTGCTGGTCGATGTGGCCTACGGCATCATCAACCCGCGCATCCGCACGTCCCGATGA
- a CDS encoding long-chain-fatty-acid--CoA ligase, translating to MSERPWLKAYSPGVPADIDPSQYVSLVQLMEESFQKYAQRPAYSFMGREVSFAETDSLSGAFAAYLQGLGLAKGDRIAIMMPNVPQYPVAVAAILRAGFVVVNVNPLYTPRELEHQLKDSGSKAIVIIENFANTLEQCIAATPVKHVVLAAMGDMLGTIKGAIVNYVVRHKKKMVPAFNLPGAVRFNDAIAQGRRSAFRKPEIKSDDVAVLQYTGGTTGVSKGAVLLHKNIIANVLQSEAFNKPVMDKVPQGQQSTSVCALPLYHIFAFTVGMMLSMRTGGKLILIPNPRDLPAVLKELSKHTFHSFPAVNTLFNGLANHPDFGKVNWSNLKVSVGGGMAVQGAVAKLWLDKTGCPICEGYGLSETSPSASCNPTTSTEYTGTIGVPLPSTYFKLLDDDGKEVPMGQPGEIAIKGPQVMAGYWQRPDETAKVMTSDGYFKTGDIGTVDERGYYKIVDRKKDMVLVSGFNVYPNEVEDVVAKLPGVMECAVVGVPDDKTGEAVKLVVVKKDPALTEQQVRDYCRANLTGYKQPKVVEFRTDLPKTPVGKILRRELRDKK from the coding sequence ATGAGCGAACGCCCATGGCTGAAGGCGTATTCCCCCGGCGTTCCGGCGGACATCGACCCGTCGCAGTACGTATCGCTGGTGCAGCTGATGGAAGAGAGCTTCCAGAAGTATGCGCAGCGCCCGGCGTACAGCTTCATGGGCCGCGAAGTCTCCTTCGCCGAGACCGATTCGCTCTCCGGCGCCTTCGCCGCCTACCTGCAGGGCCTGGGCCTGGCCAAGGGCGACCGCATCGCGATCATGATGCCCAACGTGCCGCAGTACCCGGTGGCCGTCGCCGCCATCCTGCGCGCGGGCTTCGTCGTGGTAAACGTGAACCCGCTGTACACGCCGCGCGAGCTCGAGCACCAGCTGAAGGACTCCGGCTCCAAGGCCATCGTCATCATCGAGAACTTCGCGAACACGCTGGAGCAGTGCATCGCCGCCACGCCGGTCAAGCACGTCGTGCTGGCCGCGATGGGTGACATGCTGGGCACCATCAAGGGCGCGATCGTCAACTACGTCGTGCGGCACAAGAAGAAGATGGTGCCGGCGTTCAACCTGCCCGGCGCCGTGCGCTTCAACGACGCCATCGCGCAGGGCCGCCGTTCGGCCTTCCGCAAGCCCGAGATCAAGAGCGACGACGTCGCCGTGCTGCAGTACACCGGCGGCACCACCGGCGTGTCCAAGGGCGCGGTGCTGCTGCACAAGAACATCATCGCCAACGTGCTGCAGTCCGAAGCGTTCAACAAGCCGGTGATGGACAAGGTGCCGCAGGGCCAGCAGTCCACCAGCGTGTGCGCGCTGCCGCTGTACCACATCTTCGCGTTCACGGTCGGCATGATGCTGTCGATGCGCACGGGCGGCAAACTGATCCTGATCCCCAACCCGCGCGACCTGCCGGCGGTGCTCAAGGAACTGTCGAAGCACACCTTCCACAGCTTCCCGGCGGTGAACACGCTCTTCAACGGCCTGGCGAACCACCCGGACTTCGGCAAGGTGAACTGGAGCAACCTCAAGGTCTCCGTCGGCGGCGGCATGGCGGTGCAAGGCGCCGTCGCCAAGCTGTGGCTGGACAAGACCGGCTGCCCGATCTGCGAAGGCTACGGCCTGTCGGAGACGTCGCCCTCGGCCAGCTGCAACCCGACCACCAGCACCGAATACACCGGAACCATCGGCGTGCCGCTGCCCAGCACGTACTTCAAGTTGCTCGACGACGACGGCAAGGAAGTGCCCATGGGCCAGCCGGGCGAGATCGCCATCAAGGGCCCGCAGGTGATGGCCGGTTACTGGCAGCGCCCCGACGAGACCGCCAAGGTCATGACGAGCGACGGCTACTTCAAGACCGGCGACATCGGCACGGTCGATGAGCGCGGCTATTACAAGATCGTCGACCGCAAGAAGGACATGGTGCTGGTCTCGGGCTTCAACGTGTATCCCAACGAAGTCGAGGACGTGGTCGCCAAGCTGCCCGGCGTGATGGAGTGCGCCGTGGTCGGCGTGCCCGACGACAAGACCGGCGAGGCCGTGAAGCTCGTCGTGGTCAAGAAGGACCCGGCCCTCACGGAACAGCAGGTGCGCGACTACTGCCGCGCCAACCTCACCGGCTACAAGCAGCCCAAGGTGGTCGAGTTCCGCACGGACCTGCCGAAGACGCCGGTCGGAAAGATTCTCCGGCGAGAGCTCCGGGACAAGAAGTAA
- a CDS encoding carbohydrate binding family 9 domain-containing protein: MHSMLRLAAAAVTLIAATAQAQNGEPPPVTAVKLAPGEVIRMDGSLSDPVWRRAPAHKEFMQREPNYGQPTPYDTWMQVAYDDRYVYVGITAFDPKPELIRDPPVRHDLVLRTQDHVIVYIDPIGKKQSAQFFRISASGSTADGMQTASDDSEDFAPDFDFDAKAQRNEKGYTFVLRVPFASLRYTNDQSRPWRIMAARRVPRDQFYWNPSVPIPLDSPNILVNMQELRGIEVPKESNFVTLRPSVTLSRTRTQDAPSPVEKEKKLKPTLDFKWRASPELVVDGTIKPDFSQLDLDVPQLGGNSRFALFYPEKRPFFFEASDVMRSPTDALYTRSFTEPNWGLRATWRGTTHAGTAMAVDDKGGGLVMLPGPYATNYADQPGSRTIAARELADVGPLQIGGVLAARRYENGIGDNIVAGPDLAWQVNDSLRIRAQWLHSSTTAQPDAAGVLQKGSTTQGNRLYLRAVNQRENDAVDVTLFDNGEGFRHDTGFVPQVGVRGFESRFGFVKRQFSVFNEMWFNFRANYTRDRVTGETVKADPFVDIYFSSTRNQQATLELHGFSKVRSASGAPLLHEKYISGTYSVTPVTWIPLIDSNFAIGRLGDMFANEVRPGARGSIMVRTRPLKQLEIEPRLSSAVLYKDGKQTYRETAATLNAIWFFDANRSIRAILQRTLLDRLPEPGVFEEHDRAKVASVTYTWRRSMGTVLYVGASVQKGRFPLPSLSRGTEAFVKLQVDYDELKRGLL; encoded by the coding sequence ATGCATTCGATGTTGCGCCTGGCCGCGGCGGCCGTGACCCTGATCGCGGCCACTGCACAGGCCCAGAACGGAGAACCGCCGCCGGTGACGGCCGTGAAGCTCGCACCCGGCGAGGTCATCCGCATGGACGGCTCGCTGTCAGATCCCGTGTGGCGGCGCGCGCCCGCGCACAAGGAGTTCATGCAGCGCGAGCCGAACTACGGCCAGCCCACACCTTATGACACGTGGATGCAGGTGGCGTACGACGACCGTTACGTCTACGTCGGCATCACCGCGTTCGACCCCAAGCCCGAGCTCATCCGCGACCCGCCGGTGCGCCACGACCTGGTGCTGCGCACGCAGGACCACGTGATCGTCTACATCGACCCCATCGGCAAGAAGCAGTCGGCGCAGTTCTTCCGCATCAGCGCCTCGGGGAGCACCGCCGACGGCATGCAGACCGCCAGCGACGACAGCGAGGACTTCGCGCCCGACTTCGACTTCGACGCCAAGGCGCAGCGCAACGAGAAGGGCTACACCTTCGTGCTGCGCGTCCCCTTCGCGTCGCTGCGCTACACCAACGACCAGAGCCGGCCGTGGCGCATCATGGCCGCACGGCGCGTGCCGCGCGACCAGTTCTACTGGAACCCGTCGGTGCCGATCCCGCTCGACTCGCCCAACATCCTGGTGAACATGCAGGAGCTGCGCGGCATCGAGGTGCCGAAGGAGTCGAACTTCGTCACGCTGCGCCCGAGCGTCACGCTCAGCCGCACGCGCACGCAGGACGCGCCGTCGCCGGTGGAGAAGGAAAAAAAGCTCAAGCCCACGCTGGACTTCAAGTGGCGCGCCTCGCCCGAGCTGGTGGTCGACGGCACGATCAAGCCCGACTTCTCGCAGCTGGACCTGGACGTGCCGCAGCTGGGGGGCAACAGCCGCTTCGCGCTCTTCTACCCGGAAAAGCGCCCGTTCTTCTTCGAGGCCAGCGACGTGATGCGCTCGCCCACCGACGCGCTGTACACGCGCAGCTTCACCGAGCCCAACTGGGGCCTGCGCGCCACCTGGCGCGGCACCACGCATGCCGGCACCGCGATGGCGGTGGACGACAAGGGCGGCGGCCTGGTGATGCTGCCGGGGCCGTACGCGACCAACTACGCCGACCAGCCGGGCTCGCGCACGATCGCCGCGCGCGAACTGGCCGACGTCGGGCCGCTGCAGATCGGCGGCGTGCTCGCCGCCCGCCGTTACGAGAACGGCATCGGCGACAACATCGTCGCCGGCCCCGACCTGGCGTGGCAGGTGAACGACTCCCTGCGCATCCGCGCGCAATGGCTGCATTCGTCGACGACGGCGCAGCCCGACGCCGCCGGCGTGCTGCAGAAGGGCTCCACGACGCAGGGCAACCGCCTCTACCTCCGCGCCGTGAACCAGCGCGAGAACGACGCCGTCGACGTGACCCTCTTCGACAACGGCGAGGGCTTCCGCCACGACACCGGTTTCGTGCCGCAGGTGGGCGTGCGCGGCTTCGAATCGCGCTTCGGCTTCGTCAAGCGCCAGTTCAGCGTGTTCAACGAGATGTGGTTCAACTTCCGCGCGAACTACACGCGCGACCGCGTGACCGGCGAGACCGTGAAGGCCGACCCGTTCGTGGACATCTATTTCAGCTCCACGCGCAACCAGCAGGCCACGCTGGAGCTGCACGGGTTCTCGAAGGTCCGCTCGGCTTCGGGCGCGCCGCTGTTGCACGAGAAATACATCTCCGGGACCTACTCGGTGACGCCGGTGACGTGGATCCCGCTGATCGACTCCAATTTCGCGATCGGGCGCCTGGGCGACATGTTCGCCAACGAGGTGCGGCCCGGCGCGCGCGGCAGCATCATGGTGCGCACGCGCCCGCTGAAGCAGCTGGAGATCGAGCCGCGCCTGTCGTCGGCCGTGCTCTACAAGGATGGCAAGCAGACGTACCGCGAGACTGCGGCGACGCTCAACGCGATCTGGTTCTTCGACGCCAACCGCAGCATCCGCGCCATCCTGCAGCGCACGCTGCTGGACCGCCTGCCGGAGCCCGGCGTGTTCGAGGAGCACGACCGCGCCAAGGTGGCATCGGTCACCTACACCTGGCGCCGCTCCATGGGGACCGTGCTGTACGTCGGCGCGAGCGTGCAGAAGGGGCGGTTCCCGCTGCCCTCGCTGTCACGCGGCACCGAGGCGTTCGTGAAGCTGCAGGTGGACTACGACGAGCTCAAGCGCGGGTTGCTCTGA
- the pntB gene encoding Re/Si-specific NAD(P)(+) transhydrogenase subunit beta has translation MTSSLATVSYIGATILFILSLGGLSNPETARRGNAFGMIGMAIAVLATVLGPRVTPGGYAWIIGALVVGGAIGLIAAKKVQMTQMPELVALMHSLVGLAACLVGFASYVDTSTVFPTEAEKHIHEMEIYVGILIGAITFSGSIIAFGKLSARIGGKPMLLPGRHWINLAGLLIVIWFGREFLHAPTIQAGMLPLIVMTVVALLFGVHMVMAIGGADMPVVVSMLNSYSGWAAAATGFMLSNDLLIVVGALVGSSGAILSYIMCRAMNRNFISVIAGGFGTGGGTPAAAAGGAQPQGEVTSVSAVETAEMLREAKNVIIVPGYGMAVAQAQHTVYEITKLLREKGVNVRFGIHPVAGRMPGHMNVLLAEAKVPYDIVMEMDEINEDFPQTDVSMVIGANDIVNPAAQEDPQSPIAGMPVLEVWKAQHSIVMKRSMASGYAGIDNPLFYKENNRMLFGDAKKMLDEVLAALKA, from the coding sequence ATGACCTCGAGCCTGGCCACCGTCTCCTACATTGGCGCCACCATCCTCTTCATCCTCAGCCTCGGCGGCCTGTCCAACCCCGAGACCGCGCGGCGCGGCAACGCCTTCGGCATGATCGGCATGGCGATCGCCGTCCTCGCCACCGTGCTGGGCCCGCGCGTCACGCCGGGCGGCTATGCGTGGATCATCGGCGCGCTCGTCGTCGGCGGGGCCATCGGCCTCATCGCGGCGAAGAAGGTGCAGATGACGCAGATGCCCGAGCTGGTTGCGTTGATGCACAGCCTGGTGGGCCTGGCGGCCTGCCTCGTCGGCTTCGCGAGCTACGTGGACACGTCCACGGTGTTCCCGACCGAAGCCGAGAAGCACATCCACGAGATGGAGATCTACGTCGGCATCCTGATCGGCGCGATCACCTTCTCCGGTTCCATCATCGCCTTCGGCAAGCTGTCGGCGCGCATCGGCGGCAAGCCGATGCTGCTGCCGGGCCGGCACTGGATCAACCTCGCGGGCCTGCTCATCGTGATCTGGTTCGGCCGCGAGTTCCTGCATGCGCCGACCATCCAGGCCGGCATGCTGCCGCTCATCGTGATGACCGTGGTCGCGCTGCTCTTCGGCGTGCACATGGTGATGGCGATCGGCGGCGCCGACATGCCGGTGGTGGTGTCGATGCTCAACAGCTACTCGGGCTGGGCCGCGGCCGCCACGGGCTTCATGCTGTCCAACGACCTGTTGATCGTCGTCGGTGCGCTGGTCGGCTCGTCCGGCGCGATCCTGTCGTACATCATGTGCCGCGCGATGAACCGCAACTTCATCAGCGTCATTGCCGGCGGCTTCGGCACCGGCGGCGGTACACCCGCTGCCGCAGCGGGGGGCGCGCAACCCCAGGGCGAGGTGACGTCGGTCAGCGCGGTGGAAACCGCGGAGATGCTGCGCGAAGCCAAGAACGTGATCATCGTGCCCGGCTACGGCATGGCAGTGGCGCAGGCGCAGCACACGGTCTACGAGATCACCAAGCTGCTGCGCGAGAAGGGCGTCAACGTGCGCTTCGGCATCCACCCGGTGGCGGGCCGCATGCCCGGCCACATGAACGTGCTGCTGGCCGAAGCCAAGGTGCCCTACGACATCGTGATGGAGATGGACGAGATCAACGAGGACTTCCCGCAGACGGACGTGTCCATGGTGATCGGCGCCAACGACATCGTGAACCCGGCGGCGCAGGAAGACCCGCAAAGCCCCATCGCCGGCATGCCGGTGCTGGAGGTGTGGAAGGCGCAGCACTCCATCGTCATGAAGCGCAGCATGGCCTCGGGCTACGCCGGCATCGACAACCCGCTGTTCTACAAGGAGAACAACCGGATGCTGTTCGGCGATGCGAAGAAGATGCTCGACGAGGTTCTGGCGGCGCTGAAGGCCTGA
- a CDS encoding Re/Si-specific NAD(P)(+) transhydrogenase subunit alpha yields the protein MLIGVPAETMAGEKRVATVPDVVEKLVKLGFSVAVQSGAGDAANFADDTYRAAGAQVVPTAGDIWGKSDIVFKVRPPTAQEVAQMREGQTLIGFVWPAQNPELMQQLAARKATVLAIDSLPRQLSRAQKMDALTSMAGISGYRAVIEAANAFGRFFNGQVTAAGKVPPAKVFIAGAGVAGLAAIGTAANLGAIVRANDTRAEVADQVKSLGGEFVKVDYEEEGSGGGGYAKVMSEGFQQAQRQMYATQAKDADIIITTALIPGKPAPKLITAEMVRSMKPGSVIVDMAAEQGGNCELTEPGQAVVKHGVTIVGYTDLASRLAKQASTLYSNNLLRLAEELCKTKDGVIDVNMDDDAIRGLTVIKEGAVTWPPPPIKMPAAPPKPAAAPIAAPKGHGHGASEPMSGQSLAIVFGVGALLFLLVGMYAPASFLSHFTVFVLACFVGYMVIWNVTPSLHTPLMSVTNAISSIIAIGALIQIAPPLVGGNTDRPNLLILGMAVLALALTAINMFGGFAVTRRMLAMFRK from the coding sequence ATGCTCATTGGCGTTCCCGCCGAAACGATGGCGGGCGAAAAGCGCGTCGCCACCGTGCCCGACGTCGTCGAGAAGCTGGTCAAGCTGGGGTTCTCGGTGGCCGTGCAAAGCGGCGCGGGCGACGCGGCGAACTTCGCCGACGACACCTACCGCGCCGCGGGCGCGCAGGTCGTGCCCACCGCGGGCGACATCTGGGGCAAGTCCGACATCGTCTTCAAGGTGCGCCCGCCGACGGCGCAGGAAGTCGCGCAGATGCGCGAGGGGCAAACGCTCATCGGCTTCGTCTGGCCGGCGCAAAACCCCGAGCTGATGCAGCAGCTGGCCGCGCGCAAGGCGACGGTGCTCGCCATCGATTCGCTGCCGCGCCAGCTGTCGCGCGCGCAGAAGATGGATGCGCTGACGTCGATGGCCGGCATCAGCGGCTACCGCGCGGTGATCGAGGCGGCGAATGCGTTCGGCCGCTTCTTCAACGGGCAGGTGACGGCCGCGGGCAAGGTGCCGCCGGCCAAGGTGTTCATCGCCGGCGCCGGCGTCGCGGGCCTGGCCGCCATCGGCACGGCCGCCAACCTCGGTGCGATCGTGCGCGCCAACGACACGCGTGCCGAAGTGGCCGACCAGGTGAAGTCGCTGGGCGGCGAGTTCGTGAAGGTCGATTACGAGGAAGAAGGCTCGGGCGGCGGCGGCTACGCCAAGGTCATGAGCGAAGGCTTCCAGCAGGCGCAGCGCCAGATGTACGCGACGCAGGCCAAGGACGCCGACATCATCATCACGACCGCTCTCATTCCCGGCAAGCCCGCGCCCAAGCTGATCACCGCCGAGATGGTGCGCAGCATGAAGCCCGGCAGCGTGATCGTCGACATGGCGGCCGAACAGGGCGGCAACTGCGAACTCACCGAGCCGGGCCAGGCCGTGGTGAAGCACGGCGTGACCATCGTCGGCTACACCGACCTCGCCAGCCGCCTGGCCAAGCAGGCGTCCACGCTCTATTCGAACAACCTGCTGCGCCTGGCCGAGGAGCTGTGCAAGACGAAGGACGGCGTGATCGACGTCAACATGGACGACGACGCGATCCGCGGCCTCACCGTCATCAAGGAAGGCGCGGTCACCTGGCCGCCGCCGCCGATCAAGATGCCGGCCGCGCCGCCCAAGCCCGCGGCCGCGCCCATCGCGGCGCCCAAGGGCCATGGCCACGGCGCGAGCGAGCCGATGTCGGGCCAGTCGCTGGCCATCGTCTTCGGCGTCGGCGCGCTGCTGTTCCTGCTGGTCGGGATGTACGCGCCGGCGTCCTTCCTGTCGCACTTCACGGTGTTCGTGCTGGCCTGCTTCGTCGGCTACATGGTGATCTGGAACGTGACGCCCTCGCTGCACACGCCGCTGATGAGCGTGACCAATGCGATCTCCTCGATCATCGCGATCGGCGCGCTGATCCAGATCGCGCCGCCGCTGGTGGGCGGCAACACCGACCGGCCCAACCTGCTGATCCTCGGCATGGCGGTGCTGGCGCTCGCGCTCACCGCCATCAACATGTTCGGCGGATTCGCCGTCACCCGCCGCATGCTGGCGATGTTCCGCAAGTAA
- a CDS encoding metallophosphoesterase produces MSATFVFGLSALLHFYIGARLVHELPAPASWLLAGWLVVSTVLMPMGMAARRFLSGARAERVAIAGLLAMGLFSSLLVGTFLRDVLLIGFGVVHTFAPLAFPFSTLERLSAELVPAAALAVTVIGFANARRIARVVEVRVPIAGLPAGLDGFTIAQISDVHVGPTIRREYVQGIVDAVNRIDADIIAITGDLVDGSVAQLREHVAPLAQLKARHGVFFVTGNHEYYSGALPWMAELRRLGITVLHNGHAVLEHAGEQLVVAGVPDYSAGHFHDDHASDPARSLQGAPAHAKKVLLAHQPRTAPAAARAGFDLQVSGHTHGGQFWPWNHFVRLQQPYTAGLHKLDGLWVYVSRGTGYWGPPKRFGAPSEITRLSLRPASA; encoded by the coding sequence ATGTCCGCGACCTTCGTCTTCGGCCTGTCCGCGCTGCTGCACTTCTACATCGGTGCGCGGCTGGTGCACGAGCTGCCTGCGCCCGCCTCGTGGCTGCTGGCCGGCTGGCTGGTCGTGTCCACCGTGCTGATGCCGATGGGCATGGCGGCGCGCCGCTTCCTGAGCGGCGCGCGGGCCGAACGTGTCGCCATCGCCGGGCTGCTGGCGATGGGCCTGTTCTCGTCGCTGCTGGTCGGCACCTTCCTGCGCGACGTGCTGCTCATCGGCTTCGGTGTCGTGCACACGTTCGCGCCCCTGGCGTTCCCGTTCTCCACGCTCGAGCGGCTGTCGGCGGAGTTGGTGCCCGCGGCCGCGCTCGCCGTCACCGTCATCGGTTTCGCCAACGCGCGCCGCATCGCCCGCGTGGTCGAGGTGCGTGTACCCATCGCGGGCCTGCCTGCCGGGCTGGACGGCTTCACCATCGCGCAGATCAGCGACGTGCACGTCGGCCCGACGATCCGCCGCGAGTACGTGCAAGGCATCGTCGACGCGGTGAACCGGATCGACGCCGACATCATCGCCATCACCGGTGACCTGGTCGACGGCAGCGTGGCGCAATTGCGCGAGCATGTCGCGCCGCTGGCGCAACTGAAGGCGAGGCACGGTGTCTTCTTCGTCACCGGCAACCACGAGTACTACTCGGGCGCGCTGCCGTGGATGGCGGAGCTGCGCCGCCTGGGCATCACGGTCCTGCACAACGGCCACGCCGTGCTCGAGCATGCGGGCGAGCAGCTGGTGGTGGCGGGCGTGCCCGACTACAGCGCGGGCCACTTCCACGACGACCATGCGAGCGACCCCGCACGGTCGCTGCAAGGCGCGCCGGCCCATGCGAAGAAGGTGCTGCTCGCGCACCAGCCGCGCACGGCGCCGGCCGCGGCGCGCGCGGGCTTCGACTTGCAGGTGTCGGGCCACACGCACGGCGGGCAGTTCTGGCCGTGGAACCACTTCGTGCGCCTGCAGCAGCCGTACACGGCCGGGCTGCACAAGCTGGACGGGTTGTGGGTCTATGTCAGCCGCGGCACCGGTTACTGGGGCCCGCCGAAACGCTTCGGCGCGCCGTCGGAAATCACGCGGTTGAGCTTGCGTCCAGCGTCCGCCTGA